From Candidatus Xianfuyuplasma coldseepsis:
GATGATTGCCATAACCGCTCCAAAGAGCATTTGTGGTTTCATCGATGGAATCGTAATGTAGAAGATTTCTTGCCAACGATTGCGCATTCCATCAATCGCTGCTGCTTCATATAAACTACGATCAATATTGAGTACCCCTGCTAACATCGCTAAGAACCCAAGACCCATACTACTCCATAGCGATACAACAATCATGATTGGGAACAACCAATCGGCGTCCTGCATAAATTGAATCGGGGTATCAATAATACCAAATACATTCATTAATAAATTGTTTAAATGACCGGTTTCATCCCCACTGAACAAGATGCGCCAGACATTGGCCATCATAATCGGGCCAGTGATTGAGGGGGAATAAATAATTACGGCATATATGGTTCGTGCTTTATGTGGTACTTGTGCCAGCATCCATGCCAAGACAAAACTAAGCATGTATCCAATCGGGCCGACAACAACACTGAATAAAATCGTATTCGATAGCGCTTTTTGTAAGAAGACCGAGTCTCCAGTAAAAATATCAACATAGTTCTTCAAACCGATAAAAACCGGTGCTTGAATCGTATTAAAATAGGTAAAACTGAGGAACATTGCTACCAAAACGGGTAATGCAATCAAAAGAATGAATAATAATGCATAGGGTGCGACAAATGTATACGGCGATTGCAACCATTTTTTAACGCCTTTCTCATTCATTGCTATCGCCTCCTTCTACCATCCACTGATCGATGTTTTCAAACGTCGGAATGATAAATGGTTTCACGAGTTCACCATCTTGATAATATCCAAATTCTTCAAGTTTCCGGCGCAGCTCACGATTCATAATAACCACTGCGTCATCAATCGCAACCCGTGGATTGGTACCATCATTGACAACAGTATTCCATGCATTGGATAATTCCCGTTCAACAAGATAATCTCCGGGAACTTTACCAGTTGTACGAACCCACTCCCATTGTTCCAATACTTGGTACTTACTATCGCTTGGCCAGGCACTGGTACGGAACGCTTCGACATTAGCCGTCATATGCAAAAACTCATCACCGAGTAACGATTGCAGTTGATAGGTGAATTCGCTTTGAACATCGCTGCTAAACCACCATTTGTAGTATTCCCACACTTTGTCAATCTTCGAACTATCGTTGAAGATGACACTACTGGTTCCATAGGTTGGATCCCATCGTTCAATACAGACCCCATCGGTGAGTGGTCCGGGACAATCATCGGGATCATCGTATTCATATTCAATTCCTGGAATCGGCATGACTTCCCATTGTCCAGCAAGTTCTGGAGCCGCATATTTTAGCTGAATATACATGTTCCCATCGCCAATCCCAATCGGACTAATTCCATCACGGAATTTTTGGAAGAAATTTGATGTTGTAATTGGGACATTGTATACACTAAACAAATCGGTCATAAACTCAAAGGCATCGTAAGCACCAGCTTCATCCAGTACCACTTTGTCACCTGTATCGTTATAAATTACACCTTGATGTTGATAGATAAACGGTGTGGTTTCACCAAAGGTTTTAAACGCTAAATCGCCACCAAGCGGTGTATAGAAATAATAGTTATATTTTTGCATGACCGGAATCAAACTGACAACTTCTTCCCATGTTTGGGGTGGTTCAACCCCAAGAAATTCTAAGACATCAGTCCGGTAGAACAACAACTTCACATCCATGGTTTCGGGGATGGAATACACCCCATCTTCATAGATGAAGGGGATAAAACTGTTTTTGTTAAATTCACTGGTGACATCGTAGAATCCATCGAGTGTTTTTAGATCTACAACCATGTCACGAATCGCAAATTCAAACGGGCGTGTTACACTGAGACCCATCGCCGCATCCGGTGTCGTATTGGCCGCATTTGCCAAAACGATTTTTTGTTCATCCGGCATAACGGATAGTTGTACTTTAATGCCGCTATCCTCGGTAAAATCATCATCGATCATCCGCTGCATAACCTGAATATACAGCCGTGATTGACGCACCCAGATTTCCACAGTATCGTCATCAATTTCATCGATGTCGTTGTATTTCGGATCAAAGAAAGAATAGACAAATGAACGAACACTTTCCCACATCCGGACAAAGACACTCGCATTGGCTTTTGGTAATTCATATGCTTGATCATGAAGCATAATTGTATCGAGTTGTAGCGGTGCATCGACTAAGAATGGCAAATTCTTATTGATGATTCCGTAAATACTTTGGTCTCCCTCGTTAAATCGCGATTTAAAGGGAGGAATCTCATCGGGATCTTCAATAAATTCACCCAAATAGCGTTGCGCCAATTCCAAATCATTGATAATGGCCATATCATTGTCGTCATAAATGTCGATGATTGCTTGTTTTGACAGTTCAATTTGTTCATCAATCAACTGCAAATCATCCACTAAATTCGGAATATATAGATCCAGTTTATAATCGCGATACCGGTCGGTTAATCCCCCGGTAATTTTATTAATTTCACGTGCTAAATCATCAATGATTTCTAACACGCCAACAAGGGTGTGATAGACGTCACGGATTTCACTATTGATAACTGCCATTTCCAGCGTATGCGTTCCCGCATCCAAATAGATTTCATAGGCTTCGCCATTCTCACCTAGTGTGATGTTGTCCCAGCGTCTCGTAAATGGGAAGGCAAAACTTTCCAATTCTTTAAACGGGATTTCATCATCAATACGGATCGTTCGATAACTGGATAATTCATCGTTTTCAAATTGTTGATACTTAAAGGAAAACTGATAATACCCTGCTGTTTCAACGGTAAAGGTATAAGAAATACTATCCCCCGCTTTACGGTAAGACGTTTGATCCACCACGTTTAACACCCGGTTCTTATACGTATATGGTGTTAACGAGGGGTCACGCACAAATTTCGAACGAATATTTTGACGGCTCTCTAACTGATACCGCTCGGCATCCAAGGTAATTAGTGGTACGTCACTTGTTGCTGTGGGTTGATTATCCAGATACTCCGTATAGGGCACAGGATCTGTGTATAGATTACCAACGGTAATATCACCAAATAAGACATAGCCTTCATTGATGGTGATGTCAATTGTGTTCTCCCCTTCAGCAAGATAAATTTTTAATGGCTCCACAAAGAAATAGTTCGGATCGGATAATCCAAAATTACTCCATTCAGAGAACAACTGACTATTGGGTGTCAACTCATCTCCGTAGCGATCATAAACCGGTTCATCGTCAATTTCCCATTTAATTGGAATCTCCAAGTTTGCCATCTCATTGTACTGAAACTCGTTATTCACTTTGAATTCAATCGCTGGGCGAAGTTTGGTGTCGTCCAATAGGTAATAGTCAAAATAGAACTCATAGAGTCCTGCTTCCGATACATCGACAACGAATGTCATTGTATCATTAGGATTAAACTGGCGTACGGATGTATCATAGCCGAAACTATCTGCCGTATCAACAACCTCACCTCCGGTAACAAAATCCGGTGTGATGGTGTAGGTGCCTTGCGGCAGTTCTTCACCAATACTCATCCAGTTGTTATATACACCATAATAACTACTACTTTCATCATATGCTTCAATGTAGGTTATACTATCGGACATCAAGTCACTCAGCTTCATGTCAGATAACAAGTCATCCTCTTCGGCAGCTCGAATGGTGTAACTGTCGACGAAAATACTTATTATAAAAACAAATGATAGAAGCAGTGGTAATATGAGGATTTTCTTCATAATATCACTCCTTAATAAGAATAAACCAACAACCCTTCAACTAGTGTTGAAGAGTCATTGGTCGTTTACATGCTGCGCTTAAACTAGTCGTTTACTTAGAATATTGTTGTAAGAATTTATCAACATCTTCGTTCAATGTTGCTTCAATTTCTGGTGCAATGTTTTCCCAACTTAAACTTAAATCGCGCATATCATCTTTAATATCCCATGGTTCAAAATCGTTGGCGACACTAGCAAATGCCGGAATTTGTCGTGGATATGGATTGGCGTTTGACATTTGAAATTGGAATTCAGGTAAGTTGAACGCCTCAAATTCATAACGATCTAATCCACCACTGTTTTCTCCAAAGCCAGCAACGAGGGGATGGATTGCCATAACATTCGGATTCGATGTAATTGGCCATCCTTGGATGAAGTCCATCAAATAACGGTCACCAGTAATGAATGGTGATACAAATGCTCCAAGTTCAGGATCATCTAGTAATGCGAGTTCATGTGCGTCACGTGCTTCTTCATTGATTTCATCAATTAAGCCCCAGCGTGACTCCAATCCTTCTTCACCATAGGTTAACCACTTGACAAGCTCATATGCTGCTTGTGCGCGTACCCAATCTTCATCAGCTTCTAGTTTTTTCGATAAACTGTAATAATCATGATAGGTATAGGTTGCTGTTGTTCCACCTTCAGGTGCAACTGGATAAGGATAAATATCAATTTCTTGGCCTTTGGTAACCATCGAGTTTACTTCGGCATTGAATGCCCATAAGTAAATCGTATTGATTCCGCGGCGACCATCGGTCCACGAGTTGGTAATGTCTTCACAACCTTGAAGTCCATCAAGAATCGCTTGTCCACCAGGCATAACGGTTAAGTCGTACCAGTGAAGTCCAGCTTTGGCTTCTGCAGCTACTTCTTGTAACCAATTACCATAATTGGTGGCGCCGGCAAAATCAAAATACCCAGTATCAATATTGTATCCACGATATCCATTTGGTACACTGTCAAAGTAGTTAGCTCCAAAGTAACTGAAGTCGATGACTCCAGGGAATACGCATTGTCCAAACTCGTTAATCGCAGCAATGCGGTCACGAAGTTCTTCGTACTCTTCGTAGGTCCAGTCATATCCAGGCAGGTTGTCATTATCAGGGTCAGTGGGATTATAAATACCCAATTCTTCTAATAACGTCAAGTTGATGGCAGTGATTGGTCCAACCCCTTGCCATGGAATACCCCAAATTTCACTGTTGTCGTACGTTCTCATACCAGTGAGCGCATTTGGTGTAATGTATTGAGCTTCCTCATCGGTCTCAATGTACATTGATAAATCAAGAGTCATCCCTTTGTCGAAGGTTTCGGCACCTTTGGGATTGAAGAAAATCTCAGGTAGTTCACCTGACTGCGATGCGGCGATTTGAATTTCTAATAAACCGTCATCGCCATCTTCCCAACCACTGGTAAAGGTTGGATTACGCGTAACAGAGATGTTTGGATATTTTTCCATGAATTTTTGTACATTCATCCAAACTGCATTGGTTGCATCATCTGCTCCATAATAGCTGAATCCCATATCAAGTTCAATGGTATCTTCTTGCCAGTCTGGAACATCATTGTTGTTGTCATCGACATTATATTTCCCTAATGCTTCGTACATTTCAGCCGCTTTTTCAGCATCGGATTTACAGATTTCTTGATCGGGATTTTCCTCACAAGTTTCCGCACGAACACTCAATTTAATTGGGAGTGAGATCGTGAATCCGTCCGCATCTTTCGCACGTAATGAAACATCGTACTCATCGATAACGTTGATGTCATAAAATCCGATGATGGTGATTGTTAATTCATTACCATCTTTATCGGTTGCGGTGATTGCCCCTAAATCGACTTGTTCACCGACTTTAACTTCCAAGGTTTGACCCTCGGATATTCCACTAATCGTTGGCGGCGTGGTGTCCGTCGAACATCCGAAAAGGATGAACGACAGAACCATTGCAACGCTAACTAATGCTAATTTTTTCATAGTTTGTCCTCCTATTTATTTCTTGCGGACAAAGAATAATACGGCTCCACCTAATACTGCGGTAATCATAATCAATGAGCTACCTAATGAGAAGCTTGAGAAGCATCCTGTTTCAGGTGCAGCTTCAATGGTTACTTCTAGTGTATGAGTCGCTGTATTACCAGCTTCATCAACAGCAGAGAATAATACGAAGAATGTTCCTTCAGTATCCATATCTACTTGGTCGGTGTTAACACTTAGTGTTCCACCTTCAACCGTTACATAATCTTCCCATGTAGGTTCTGCATCACCAGCGGTAAATGTGACTTCGGTATCACCAGTAATAACAGGATCCCAAATATCGATTACGTCAATAACGATTTCAAAGGTACCTTTGTTACCCCATGAATCGGTTGCGCTAATGACAACGGTTTGTTCACCAGGTGTAGTGGCATCAAGATTGGTATCAATCGTGTATTCTAATACACCGTCACGGTTATCGATGAATCGTAAGACAGTGTAATAATCCATTATGTCAAATGCATCACCACTAGGATCATAAGTGAAGGTTACACCAACAACTTCTTTTTGATCAATTGCAGGAGCTTGATTGTCAATTAATAATGGAATGCTTACTTCAAATCCGCTTCCATCCATAAAGACTAATTCATATTCTCCATCTTTGGTAAATGCGTCTGCAGTAGCAACACTGATAAAGTGCATATAATCAACATCCGCAGCACTTTGTCCTTCAACAACCAATACATGATCGCCGTTTGCGAAGTTGAATAAGATGTTACCAGGTGTGATTTCAGGGTCAGATGAACCATCCCATGTGAATCCATCACCAGCGGTATCAAACTTCACTTTAAACTCTCCAGAAGGAGCTGCAAGTGCATGTTCACCAAGACCATCAAAGGTATTTTGTTCTGCTACGACCCATTCACTTGGATCAAATACAGGGTTACCAGAGGCTACGTTTGATGCACGATATAGTGTATGTTCACCAGTTGATCCGTCACCTACAGGCCAGTTTGATCCTGGATCTTCACCAACGAGTCCAATAATATCAATGACAACACCGTCTTTTTTCAAGACAACTGCATCGTCACCATTGAAGTAGGTAATGGTTGAATCAATATCACCAACATCAAGAATTGCTTGGTCAGCGCCAGAGTTATAGATTACAAATGTTCCGCCAGCAGGAATCACTTGTCCTGTAAGGTCTAAACTGTTTGTAACTTCTGTACTACCATTATTATAAGCTTCAACGGTATAGCCAGTTAAATCAATTTCTGCATCCGTTGGGTTGAATAACTCAACAGCTTTGTTGCTGCTTGATCCTTCGATATATTCACTAATGAATACTTCATCACCAGCAATATCTGGGACACAAACTTCAAATACAACATTTCCTTTAGAATCCAATCCTGTAGGAGCTAATGATCCACCGACATCCCATCCATTGATGGTTCCAACAATACCAAACTTCGTTAAGTCGGTTGTATCGTATGTACGAGTATCTACATGGACAGTAAGCAATAAATTACCAGCATCACATGTTACAGTTGATGTATAATCACCAACCATTGCAGCGGTCATGTATGTATCCATTAAGATCTCAGTTCCATCCGTCATTTGAAGCATTAAGCCTTCCATTGGAAGAACTGCATTTTCAAAGACTACTTGGATGTTTTCTTGATCGATTGCGAATGTTCCAGTACCTTCAACGAAGTTTCCTTCAACGAAGTTATTGTCGAGGATAACTGGTACATTTTCAAACATAATTTCGCTTATAGCTGTCGAACTTGACAACGTAGCTTCTAAAATTTCAAATTGTCCTGATACATTATCGGTTCCAGGAGCACCAAAGATTAATAACCATGTAAAGGCATCTTCAGTCCATGTATGAGTAACTGGTTCATCACCAAATGTAACCCATTCTTCAATTGCACTGTTATCATTTGGTTTAATGATTACTTGTTCACCACTAGGTCCATCAACGGTAACCGTTAAGGTATCCATACCAGCAACCGTGTCAGCGTCAAAGTTTACTTTAATGAAAGCCCAACCTTGACCAATTCCTTTTGTAAAATCAACAGTGGTGATATCGGTATATGTAAAGTCGTATACATTACCATCATTGTCTACCCACATTTGATTGATATCATATGGAGGAATATCTTCATAATAAACGGTATATGCACCATCAAACATAAAGGCTTCATCCGCAAACATTAAGGTTACAGAGCTTGCTACATATTCACTTATGTCTGCACCTAAATCAGTAAATGTCATTGCCATTTCAGCATCAATGGTCGCAAGTTGAACTAATGTTGCATCTCCACCTAGATCGAATGCGATATTGTCATTTCCAGAAATTTTGTCATCCCAGTCAAATCCAGATTCATCTACTTCTGTAGTTGCAGGATCATCTACTTCATCATCGTATACTATGGCGTATTCACCAGTTTTTGAATTTAATTCTACATCAAAGATATAATGTCCAAAGGCATCCATTTTATTTGCTAAGATTGGATTTTCAACATCCCATCCATTAACCGTACCAACAAGACCTAATTTAGTTGGATCAAGATCGCCTTCAATATCAACGTATACACTTAAGCGATAAATAGATGTAGCAGTTAAGGTAGGAGTATAGGCATTTAGATGTGTTACAGGAGCATCAATCAAGTGTGCAATTTCTCCACCTGTAGTTCCATCTCCAAAGTCTAATGCAACATTTGCACGAACTAATTCAGGATCTACAGTTGAATCCCAAATCCATCCATCTCCATCTGGATCATACAATACTTTGTATTCAAACGATGTACCTGTTGCACATACTTCAAATACAACTTCTCCACCATCAGTAACTCCGGTAGACATAATCGGTGTTGCAGGTGTCCATGGAGTAGCTTCTTGGATAGAACCAACTAATCCAATTTTTGCAGGATCAAGTTCTGTATCTAAGAATAATGTGAATAAGTTTTCTTCAGCAGCGCAGGTTACGCCTGATGTATATGTGAAGTTTGCAATATCTACATCTTGAGGAGCTAACTCAGAAACAGTAGCTGTATCAGTAGCATCATCAATTACAACTTCAATCGTTCCACCAGCACTTAAATCAACAACGACATTGTCGTTTCCACTAACACTTGTGTCTCCCCAGTCAAATCCGACATCTTCTACTACCCAATCGGTAGCAGGATCATCGGTTTGTACGTCATCGGTTAAGATTTTGAATTCGGCAACAGCATCAAAACTAGTAAATTCAAATACTGCATAACCATTGACATCACCAAAAGATAAGATGGCATTTTCAGGAGCCCATCCTTGCATACTTCCAACAAGTCCTAAGTTCGTGTGATCCACTTCGGTATCCAAATAGACAACCACTAGGGTTTCTGTTTGTACAACAACACCACTTTCATATGCCCCAATTGCCATACCTGGATAGTCAATTCCAGTAACAGGAATATCATTACCATCGGCATCGGTAACACGGAAACGATCTGCTAATAATTCATCGTATGGTTTTGCCATTAACATGGACACTTCCATTTCGTTTGGAGCAACAATTTGTGTACCTTCAACTAAGCGGTTTCCAGAGTTGATTTCAAATTGTGTTGCCACATTTCCGATGAATGTTGCATAATCTGGTGCAAAATCACATGCACCATGTTCATAATACACAACTTGTGCTTTCCCATCGGCAGCTAGTAAATCATTGGTGCTAAAGTACATATTGTCGGCACATGATTTTTCATCACCTTTATGAGCGATAAATCCAGCATCACCAACAGCTGACACACCAACTTCTAGCATTCCTAAACGTGCGGGAATCCATCCAACAGAACTTTCAAGTTCCATTTCGATTTCGTATTGCAATGGATTTTCTCCCCAGTCAACGTCTGGTTGGTCATTGTTCCATGTATGCATTCCCCAACCGTCATAAACCATATCATCAGCGGCTACTTCTGGGTTTGCATATACATTGAAGAACATACCATTTACAGGAGTTCCTTCAACAACATAAAAATCTTTTGCACCTTCTACATAATATGCATGTAGTTCTGTTTCAGAACCATCTTTTAATGCAGTAACATCAAGGAACACTTTCCCCTCGATACTGTCTGGTGCTAAATAGTTCATGTTTGCTGCTAATCCACCTTCAAGAGTGTTGTCATCATTGTTGACATTTCTTGTCGGCTTGAACTCTACTAAGTCCGCAACAGCATTGATTTCAGCAGCAGTATAATTTTTGACAATTACTGCTCCAAAATCATCAACAGAAGATTGTACATCGTTCCAATCATTCCACGTTACACCATCCCAAATACCGGTACCAGTATTGGTATAGTCACCATCAAATTGGTGGACGTGTAATGTAATTGTCACAGCTTCGGTTGCTTCTGCTTGTAAAACGTCAGTAGTTGCAACAACAAACAGTGACAGGACGAAAATAAGCATAACACTTAAAATCTTTTTCATTCTTTCTTCTCTCCATTCTTAGAATATTTAAAACGCTTACATTTTTTACTATGTTTATTGTACTATTTTTGGAATTATTAGTCAACGTATAGATACAAATGTGATAGCGGTTCCACATTGTAAAATAGGCCATTTCGAACGCTTTAGCTAATCAAAGTACAACCATTTATAATTAAAAAATACCACCGTGTGGCCATCCCCTTTGGTTTTGTATGTAAGTGGTTACATTTATTTATAAATATAAATAAAAAAGTGCAGAAATCTGCACTTTATTGTTTTTTACGAAGTAGATACAAGCCAATCGCCCCAGAAAGGGAGGTTATAATGATGACTGAACTCGGGATGATAGCTCGAGAGAAACATCCTGAATCTACTGGTTTATCATCGATTTTAACACATTCTGTCCCACTGATTACATATCCTTCTTCACAAGTGAGAACATCCGATACACATTCGGTTCCTTCTTGATGATAGCCTTCATCACAGGTTAGCGGAGTCAACACGCACTCGGTTCCCTCTTGGTGATACCCCTCATCACAAGTCAGAACATCTAGGACACAATCATCGCCTTCTAAATGGTAGCCTTCATCACAAGTGATCGGATCGTTTTCCAAGACGGTTATCGTAAATGGTTCACTTTCTGAGCCATACATGTCTTGGATACGAATGTCATATGTTCCTGGCGTCAAACCCTCGATATCAACCGATGAGAGATGCGTATTGTTTGGTACGAACGCACCACCATTTATGCTGTAGGCGTAAATATCTGTGGTTGAGTTAATTGTATAACTTTGACCTTCATATGTAATACCAAAACGATTGGTTATGATTGGTTGTAAACGTGGTGATTCGATTACATCTGCTTCATCGCCACGGACAAATACCAGGGTTTCGGCTTCGTAGATTGGATAGCGCGTTGCATAGGTTCCAAGGCCATCTAATCCCGCTTCATCACGGTCGGATAAAAGTTTCCATGCACCAGCTGGTAACGTAATATCATTGTCATATGCCCCACCATTGTGATACACGAGAATGTCTTCACCGTTTTTTGTTAATCGATACCCAATCATTCCAAATCCAGGTGGATTGAGGAAATCTAAATTGGCTTCAATATCGGCTTTGTCAACCATTTTGAAACTATCGTATTCTTTACGGATTTCAATAATGCCCTTGTAGTATTCAAAGGAATCCACATATTTCGCTTTACGACTCCAATCCAATTGGTTAACCGAATCGCTCGCACTGTAGCTGTTATGATCTCCATATTTTGTACGAAGGAAATCCACCCCAGCATGCAAGAATGGTGTCCCTTGTGAAAACATCACAATCGAATTGGCAAGGCGTGCTTCATAATCGACATCTAGTGGGACATT
This genomic window contains:
- a CDS encoding ABC transporter substrate-binding protein encodes the protein MKKLALVSVAMVLSFILFGCSTDTTPPTISGISEGQTLEVKVGEQVDLGAITATDKDGNELTITIIGFYDINVIDEYDVSLRAKDADGFTISLPIKLSVRAETCEENPDQEICKSDAEKAAEMYEALGKYNVDDNNNDVPDWQEDTIELDMGFSYYGADDATNAVWMNVQKFMEKYPNISVTRNPTFTSGWEDGDDGLLEIQIAASQSGELPEIFFNPKGAETFDKGMTLDLSMYIETDEEAQYITPNALTGMRTYDNSEIWGIPWQGVGPITAINLTLLEELGIYNPTDPDNDNLPGYDWTYEEYEELRDRIAAINEFGQCVFPGVIDFSYFGANYFDSVPNGYRGYNIDTGYFDFAGATNYGNWLQEVAAEAKAGLHWYDLTVMPGGQAILDGLQGCEDITNSWTDGRRGINTIYLWAFNAEVNSMVTKGQEIDIYPYPVAPEGGTTATYTYHDYYSLSKKLEADEDWVRAQAAYELVKWLTYGEEGLESRWGLIDEINEEARDAHELALLDDPELGAFVSPFITGDRYLMDFIQGWPITSNPNVMAIHPLVAGFGENSGGLDRYEFEAFNLPEFQFQMSNANPYPRQIPAFASVANDFEPWDIKDDMRDLSLSWENIAPEIEATLNEDVDKFLQQYSK
- a CDS encoding extracellular solute-binding protein yields the protein MKKILILPLLLSFVFIISIFVDSYTIRAAEEDDLLSDMKLSDLMSDSITYIEAYDESSSYYGVYNNWMSIGEELPQGTYTITPDFVTGGEVVDTADSFGYDTSVRQFNPNDTMTFVVDVSEAGLYEFYFDYYLLDDTKLRPAIEFKVNNEFQYNEMANLEIPIKWEIDDEPVYDRYGDELTPNSQLFSEWSNFGLSDPNYFFVEPLKIYLAEGENTIDITINEGYVLFGDITVGNLYTDPVPYTEYLDNQPTATSDVPLITLDAERYQLESRQNIRSKFVRDPSLTPYTYKNRVLNVVDQTSYRKAGDSISYTFTVETAGYYQFSFKYQQFENDELSSYRTIRIDDEIPFKELESFAFPFTRRWDNITLGENGEAYEIYLDAGTHTLEMAVINSEIRDVYHTLVGVLEIIDDLAREINKITGGLTDRYRDYKLDLYIPNLVDDLQLIDEQIELSKQAIIDIYDDNDMAIINDLELAQRYLGEFIEDPDEIPPFKSRFNEGDQSIYGIINKNLPFLVDAPLQLDTIMLHDQAYELPKANASVFVRMWESVRSFVYSFFDPKYNDIDEIDDDTVEIWVRQSRLYIQVMQRMIDDDFTEDSGIKVQLSVMPDEQKIVLANAANTTPDAAMGLSVTRPFEFAIRDMVVDLKTLDGFYDVTSEFNKNSFIPFIYEDGVYSIPETMDVKLLFYRTDVLEFLGVEPPQTWEEVVSLIPVMQKYNYYFYTPLGGDLAFKTFGETTPFIYQHQGVIYNDTGDKVVLDEAGAYDAFEFMTDLFSVYNVPITTSNFFQKFRDGISPIGIGDGNMYIQLKYAAPELAGQWEVMPIPGIEYEYDDPDDCPGPLTDGVCIERWDPTYGTSSVIFNDSSKIDKVWEYYKWWFSSDVQSEFTYQLQSLLGDEFLHMTANVEAFRTSAWPSDSKYQVLEQWEWVRTTGKVPGDYLVERELSNAWNTVVNDGTNPRVAIDDAVVIMNRELRRKLEEFGYYQDGELVKPFIIPTFENIDQWMVEGGDSNE
- a CDS encoding carbohydrate ABC transporter permease — translated: MNEKGVKKWLQSPYTFVAPYALLFILLIALPVLVAMFLSFTYFNTIQAPVFIGLKNYVDIFTGDSVFLQKALSNTILFSVVVGPIGYMLSFVLAWMLAQVPHKARTIYAVIIYSPSITGPIMMANVWRILFSGDETGHLNNLLMNVFGIIDTPIQFMQDADWLFPIMIVVSLWSSMGLGFLAMLAGVLNIDRSLYEAAAIDGMRNRWQEIFYITIPSMKPQMLFGAVMAIIGTFNSAGLAAALAGGTAPPQYAGWLIVDHANDFGFTRFEMGYASAITVILLLIVVMFNQISYKLFGERD
- a CDS encoding lamin tail domain-containing protein, which codes for MKKILSVMLIFVLSLFVVATTDVLQAEATEAVTITLHVHQFDGDYTNTGTGIWDGVTWNDWNDVQSSVDDFGAVIVKNYTAAEINAVADLVEFKPTRNVNNDDNTLEGGLAANMNYLAPDSIEGKVFLDVTALKDGSETELHAYYVEGAKDFYVVEGTPVNGMFFNVYANPEVAADDMVYDGWGMHTWNNDQPDVDWGENPLQYEIEMELESSVGWIPARLGMLEVGVSAVGDAGFIAHKGDEKSCADNMYFSTNDLLAADGKAQVVYYEHGACDFAPDYATFIGNVATQFEINSGNRLVEGTQIVAPNEMEVSMLMAKPYDELLADRFRVTDADGNDIPVTGIDYPGMAIGAYESGVVVQTETLVVVYLDTEVDHTNLGLVGSMQGWAPENAILSFGDVNGYAVFEFTSFDAVAEFKILTDDVQTDDPATDWVVEDVGFDWGDTSVSGNDNVVVDLSAGGTIEVVIDDATDTATVSELAPQDVDIANFTYTSGVTCAAEENLFTLFLDTELDPAKIGLVGSIQEATPWTPATPIMSTGVTDGGEVVFEVCATGTSFEYKVLYDPDGDGWIWDSTVDPELVRANVALDFGDGTTGGEIAHLIDAPVTHLNAYTPTLTATSIYRLSVYVDIEGDLDPTKLGLVGTVNGWDVENPILANKMDAFGHYIFDVELNSKTGEYAIVYDDEVDDPATTEVDESGFDWDDKISGNDNIAFDLGGDATLVQLATIDAEMAMTFTDLGADISEYVASSVTLMFADEAFMFDGAYTVYYEDIPPYDINQMWVDNDGNVYDFTYTDITTVDFTKGIGQGWAFIKVNFDADTVAGMDTLTVTVDGPSGEQVIIKPNDNSAIEEWVTFGDEPVTHTWTEDAFTWLLIFGAPGTDNVSGQFEILEATLSSSTAISEIMFENVPVILDNNFVEGNFVEGTGTFAIDQENIQVVFENAVLPMEGLMLQMTDGTEILMDTYMTAAMVGDYTSTVTCDAGNLLLTVHVDTRTYDTTDLTKFGIVGTINGWDVGGSLAPTGLDSKGNVVFEVCVPDIAGDEVFISEYIEGSSSNKAVELFNPTDAEIDLTGYTVEAYNNGSTEVTNSLDLTGQVIPAGGTFVIYNSGADQAILDVGDIDSTITYFNGDDAVVLKKDGVVIDIIGLVGEDPGSNWPVGDGSTGEHTLYRASNVASGNPVFDPSEWVVAEQNTFDGLGEHALAAPSGEFKVKFDTAGDGFTWDGSSDPEITPGNILFNFANGDHVLVVEGQSAADVDYMHFISVATADAFTKDGEYELVFMDGSGFEVSIPLLIDNQAPAIDQKEVVGVTFTYDPSGDAFDIMDYYTVLRFIDNRDGVLEYTIDTNLDATTPGEQTVVISATDSWGNKGTFEIVIDVIDIWDPVITGDTEVTFTAGDAEPTWEDYVTVEGGTLSVNTDQVDMDTEGTFFVLFSAVDEAGNTATHTLEVTIEAAPETGCFSSFSLGSSLIMITAVLGGAVLFFVRKK